A window of the Lagenorhynchus albirostris chromosome 1, mLagAlb1.1, whole genome shotgun sequence genome harbors these coding sequences:
- the PEX11A gene encoding peroxisomal membrane protein 11A isoform X2: protein MIQQSSHATDLVPRICLILASLNRVIYFICDTILFVRSVGLASGINKEKWRMWAARHYYYSLLLSLVRDLYEISLQMEQVAHDRSKKEKSPSQDPLVYSVADEETEWLQSFLLLLFQSLKKHPPLLLDTVKNFCDILNPLDQLGIYKSNPGIIGFGGLVSSIAGIITVAYPQMKLKTR from the coding sequence ATGATTCAGCAGAGCAGTCATGCCACTGACCTAGTGCCCCGCATCTGCCTAATATTAGCCAGCCTGAACcgtgtgatttatttcatctgTGACACCATCCTTTTTGTGAGGAGTGTAGGGCTCGCCTCTGGCATTAACAAAGAGAAATGGCGAATGTGGGCTGCACGCCATTACTACTATTCTCTTCTGCTGAGCCTGGTCAGGGATCTGTATGAAATCTCCCTGCAGATGGAACAGGTTGCACACGACAGATCAAAGAAGGAGAAATCACCATCCCAGGATCCTCTTGTGTATAGCGTggctgatgaggaaacagaatggCTCcagtcctttcttcttctcttattCCAATCTCTGAAGAAGCATCCTCCCTTGCTCCTGGACACAGTGAAGAACTTCTGTGATATCCTGAACCCTTTGGACCAGCTGGGGATCTATAAGTCCAATCCTGGCATCATAGGCTTTGGAGGTCTCGTGTCCTCTATAGCAGGCATCATCACTGTGGCGTATCCTCAGATGAAACTGAAGACCCGCTGA
- the PEX11A gene encoding peroxisomal membrane protein 11A isoform X1 gives MDAFIRFTNQTQGRDRLFRATQYTCMLLRYLLEPKADKEEVVMKLKKLESSVSTGRKWFRLGNVVHAVQMIQQSSHATDLVPRICLILASLNRVIYFICDTILFVRSVGLASGINKEKWRMWAARHYYYSLLLSLVRDLYEISLQMEQVAHDRSKKEKSPSQDPLVYSVADEETEWLQSFLLLLFQSLKKHPPLLLDTVKNFCDILNPLDQLGIYKSNPGIIGFGGLVSSIAGIITVAYPQMKLKTR, from the exons agCCACTCAGTACACATGCATGTTGCTTAGATATTTGTTAGAGCCTAAAGCTGACAAAGAGGAGGTTGTTATGAAGCTCAAGAAACTGGAGTCCAGTGTGAGCACTGGCCGTAAAT GGTTCAGACTAGGCAATGTGGTACATGCTGTACAGATGATTCAGCAGAGCAGTCATGCCACTGACCTAGTGCCCCGCATCTGCCTAATATTAGCCAGCCTGAACcgtgtgatttatttcatctgTGACACCATCCTTTTTGTGAGGAGTGTAGGGCTCGCCTCTGGCATTAACAAAGAGAAATGGCGAATGTGGGCTGCACGCCATTACTACTATTCTCTTCTGCTGAGCCTGGTCAGGGATCTGTATGAAATCTCCCTGCAGATGGAACAGGTTGCACACGACAGATCAAAGAAGGAGAAATCACCATCCCAGGATCCTCTTGTGTATAGCGTggctgatgaggaaacagaatggCTCcagtcctttcttcttctcttattCCAATCTCTGAAGAAGCATCCTCCCTTGCTCCTGGACACAGTGAAGAACTTCTGTGATATCCTGAACCCTTTGGACCAGCTGGGGATCTATAAGTCCAATCCTGGCATCATAGGCTTTGGAGGTCTCGTGTCCTCTATAGCAGGCATCATCACTGTGGCGTATCCTCAGATGAAACTGAAGACCCGCTGA